In the genome of Flavobacteriales bacterium, the window TCTCTATTGAATGTAAATCTGTTTTGAAATTTCTTGCCTTTGAACTCTAACAGTTACAATGTAAGCACCTGTTTCTAATTCCACTGAGTGACTAGATCCCGAGACTTTAGCATAGTGAACCAATTGACCTGTAATTGTATTTATCTGAACTTCATCGGGCGAAGAGTTAATCTGTACTTGCTTTCCATAAACGGAAATAATCTCGTTTCCTCCGAAGTCGTTTAGCGAAGTGGTGAAGTCTACAAAAGTGCAAGAGATCGCTTCACATCCATAGCTATTAACTACAGTTACACAATAGTCTCCTGTTGAAAGCATTGATGCTGTTTGAGCTAATTGAGTATTCGCATCATTCCATACGTACATTGCAGGACCTGTTCCCGATACAATATTGGCAGTTGCTGTTCCATCCGAATTTGAGGCAGATGAAGCCGGTGTAGCAGTTGTTGAAATAGTAAATTCATCCGGTTCCAGTATATCAAATACTGCTATATCTGTACAGCCATTAGCGTCTGTAATTATTAGTTCATGACTTCCCGCACATAGATTAGAATATGAATATTGAGGAATAGCCATTAGACCTATATAAGGCTGTCCATCTACAGTTATTGAATATGGTGCAGTACCATCGTAAATAAGGAAATCCACATATCCGTCGCATCCGTTATAACAATTTGTATTCCATATGTTTTGAATAGAGATTGTTGGTCCCGGATTATCATAAATGGAAGTCGTACTACTAGTACTACAGCCGTTCAAATCCGTTACCATTACGGTGTATAATCCTGCAGAAACCCCACTTATAACATCTCCCTGCATGCCATTTCCCCAATCAGAAATGTAGTAACCAGCAAAATTTTGAATAGAAGTAACAAAAGCAGATCCATCTGATTGACCACATGAGGAGTTTGTTGAGCTGGTCGTTATTAGGATTTCTAGAGGTTCATTAATAGAAATTGAATCTATACTTATTCCTCCACTAGAAGTTACCTTGAAAATGTAAATGCCTTGGCATAATCCTGTAATATTGGTTGTGGTTCCCAATATTTGTCCAAACTCATTAAACCACTGGTAGGCAAGGGGGTGCTGCCTGATACAGATCCAACTATTGATCCATCACACTCTCCATAGCAACTAATATCAGTTGCTACTACGGAAGTTGCTAGCTGTCCAAATGCTTGGTTAAATAAGAAAGGTGCTATTAATAGTAGAATTGCTTTTTTCATGTCTTACATCGTTGGTTTATGATTAGACGCACTAACCTATAATAGGTTGCCTAAATAGATTGTTATCCAGTTATTAAATGGAAATCAGTCTATTAGGAATGTGAAAATTGCAATTATCCCCACGACTTTAAAGCATAGAATTCGATTCTATGTATTTAGAATATTGAACAGGATAAGAACAGTATCTTAATGATGTTTGTAGAAACCTATTTCTGTACTAGACGATTTATTGTGGTTTCCGAGCCCTTTAGTGTACTTGGTACTCTTTTTATGATGCGAAGAATAATTGTATCCGCTACCATGATGACATGAACTAATTATAAATAATAGACATACGGCTGCGAGGATAATGATTTTCTTTTCTTTCATAACTTATAATATTAGCTACAAGAAGATACGCCGAAATATTGGATTTGTTACTACTGAGGCTCAGTGACTTTCCTTTAAGTCCCCTGTAAGAACAGTATTTTTAACTAAAGTAATAGATAAACAAGGGTATTATTACTCTTTTACTGACATGTCTTTTGCCGGATTTGCGAGCTTAATCATACAGTGTTTTGTATGGGATTTGTATAATTCATACCGGTCTTCATCCCCAAGTATTAAGTGTTTATCTATGTCTATGTCGGAGAAAACTGTAATAAGCGTATCTGCCACACATCTGCAATATCTATGGGCGAGAATTTCGTCGACGTTGCCCACCTGCTGTACAGTCTTTGTGCAATCGCTTATTATTCGTTTTCTGCTCGCTTGTTCCTCATGACAAGCCGTTACTAATAAAGCGAGAAGTGAGATAAGTAGTATGTGTTTCATAACCATTCCGTTGACTCAAAAATACGATATAATTTTTTGTACAAAAAACAGGAATTTCTTACATCGATTTATTTGAGCTTTTCTTGTATCCTTTTTGAGAGTTTGGAGACAATCAAATTATAAGATTGTTTTGTAAATCCCCTCCATTGTTCGGTCGATAAATATTCAATATTTTCTATCATAACCCATTGTCTTTTTGCCAGATATGGAGCTTGATAAATCCCGTCTCTTTCAATTAAATGATTAAATAGATCATAGGGGATTTTAAACGATGCTCGAATAGGAGATTCGTCCATTGCAGAAATTAGGAATATTTTGTTTACAACGAGGAAGCATAAATTATTTCCCCATTTAATATCTTCCGTTACATGTGGAAGTGAAATACATATATCTCGAAGTTCTTCAATATTCATTTAGCTATAAATAATTCGAAGCGCTTCACGTCTACTTAAAGAGTGTAATTCTGTGCGATAAGCAAAGTCTACTACCCAGGCGGCATTTGTTTTACCGTATTCTCGAAGCATCCAACCGATGGCTTTATTGATGAAGAACTCTTTAGAACCGAGTAATTGGTTAATTACATAGTCTAAAAAGATTGTATCTAATTCGTGTTTGTATTTCAGTTGGAAGATAACGCAACTACGTTGAAGCCATATATTATCGGAAGCCAACCAATGTTTAATAATTTTGTCTCGCTCTTCTGGGAATTTCTTGAAATAAGCTCCGACTAATTTTGGTGCAATAAAATCTACCGTATCCCACCACGATTGGTTTGCAATCATGTATCCAAACATTTCAATGTCGCGTTTTTCTATTTGCTTTACATATTTTAAATAGAGCTCTTGCGCAAAATGGTGGTAGTCTCTAGAATCTTCATTCCAAAGCTCTACCACAATTTTTGTCATCACCGATTTTACGGGTAAATATTCTTTTACTAAAAAGGGTCTTGAAGCGGCCCTTCGAGTTTGGGTTTTTAAGCCTATAAACTCAAACTGGTTTCGCATATAGGCTTTTTGCTGCGCGGCAATTTCTGCATTGCTATGTTCCTCAAAGGCTTCTTTCAGTGCGGCAATGTATTCTCTCATTATTCCATCAGCTTCCCAAACTGAGCCTGTACATCTTCATCGCCGGGAAGTAATTTCCTGGCCATAACAATAGTTTTCTGTGCAGAGTCTTTTTTATTTGTGGTCATGAGGTGGTCAGAATATTCGATAAGGCTTAATGAGAGCTCATACGCAGTGCTATTTTCTGAATTGTATTCACCCTTAGCAAACATTCTATTTAATTCTTTAGCAGCCGAGCTAATACTTAATGTAGCCTGACCTGTACTTCTCAAATTAAGATCGCACATACCCCATATGAATTTCACGTTTGGATCGGCTGAGAAATTATAAATACTTTTGAAGTAGAAGGCCGCTTTTTTATAATTCTTGGCAGCATAAAACTCATCGGCAATTTTTAATGCTTTAGTTTTTAGTTTGTTTAAGAACTTAGAACTCTTTGTGTAGTAGTCATCTTCTTTGTCTTTCTTTTTAAACTTAGCTGCCCATTTCATAGCATCTTTAAGTGCGTTAGGATAGGTTTCTGTTAGTTTCTTATCATCAGAATCTGCGATTTGATAGTTAGACATGGCTAAGTAGAGATATGGCTCTGGGTGTCTTTTTGTTTTGTCTGATTCTGTATACTTTAAAGCTTTAGCATTACAATCCTCGTATTTCCCTTCTAAATATAGCGATCCAAGTTTTTCAAACTCACCACCGATTAATTGTCCAAAACTTGCACTTGCCATTGATAATATCAACACTAATGCCACTGCCATTCTCCTCATTTTGTAAAGTTTTAATTGTTAAATAATAGATTTTCAAAGAAAAATAAATTCTGTTCATAATTCATGCCACTGGAACAATTTTTATTAACGATGTGTCGAGGAGGATTGCTTAAATTAGTGTCATAAAGTTTAAGAGAGCTGGAATCATGAGAATTTATAAGGGCGTAGTAATACTATTAGTAGTATTGTTTAATGGGGGGAGTTTGTTTGCACAAACCGATATGTTCATCAAAGCAGATAGAGCTTTTGAGAGAGAGGAATATAACGTCGCATGTTTTTTATACGAGAAACTTTATCCGAGAGCGAAGAAGATAAATAAGCTTGAAAAAGCTAGAGTGTGTTTTAATTTAGGAGAGTCATATAGGCTCAGTGGAAACATCAGAAAATCGGAATCGTGGTATAAAAAATCCGTTTCAGGAAAATATTTTGATCCAATTTCTATTTTAAGATTGGCAAACGCACAAGCCTTCAATAAAAAATTCGAGGATGCAGAGGTGAATTACAGATTGTATTTATCTAAAGTGCCATATGATGAAATTGGTATTAGAGACTATGCAAATTGTAAAAGAGCGCAAGAATGGATTAAATCACCGACACAATGGTCGATTAGGAATATGGCCGAAATAAATTCTAAGTACAGTGAGTTTTCCGGTGCTTATGTAGAAAAGAAATTTAAAACGATAATATTTACTTCGAGTAGGAAGGAAGCCACTGGCTCTGAAGATGATGGTAGGACAGGTGAGCAATACACGGATCTTTTTATCTCTAAAAGAGGACGAAAAGGGAAGTGGAGTAAACCGGCTGTTGTAGAAGGATCTATTAATACAGAATATGGAGAAGGGGCCACTTCATTCAACAAAAAGTATAACGCAGTTTTTTACACCTCGTGTAAAACAGAAAAGAAGAGAGCCGTAGGATGTGAAATTTATTGGGCCAAGAAGAAAGGTAAAGGGTTCGGGGATCCTATGCTGATCCCAATCTCTTCAGATACTTTTATATGTGCGCATCCTTCAATGGCAAAAGATAATGCCACGTTATACTTTACTTCGGATATGCCTGGAGGTTTTGGTGGGAATGATATCTATGTTACTACTTATAATAAGAGAGGCAAGCAATGGACAAAAGCCAAAAACCTTGGACCGTCAATTAATACTTCGGGTAATGAAGTTTTCCCATTTATTAAAAGTGATGGAGTATTATATTTTTCTTCGGACACTCACGATGGGATGGGAGGCTTAGATATATTTAAGTCGACAAAAGAGGGAGATGCCTGGGGTAAACCAGAGAACCTGCAGTATCCTGTTAACTCAACTGCCGATGATTTTTCTATACTCTTTAAACCTGGAAGAGAAGAAGGGCTGTTTTCTTCAAACCGAATAGAGGGTAGAGGAAGAGATGATATCTATGAATTCCTTTGGCAGATATACACCATCAAATTAGAAGGGTATGCCTACGATAAAGAAACGAAAGAAGCCTTGCCTGGAGGGTTTGTTACACTTACTACAGCAGATGGGCAGGTGTTAACAGATACAATTGATTCAACTGGATTTTATTCGTTCGAATTAGAGCAGAATAGAGCTTACGATATGGAAGCTACTCTAGATAAGTTTTTAAATGATGGTGCTGAAATTGGTACATATGATGTGAGGGGAGATACAACATTCACACAAAATATGTATTTGCAGAATACGGTTAAGCCAATCATCTTGCCAAATATCTTATACGATGTAGCTAAATGGGATCTAAGAGCAGAGTCGAAAAAATCGTTGGATATTTTATTAACGACGTTAAATGGTAATCCTAATATTACGATTGAGCTTGGATCACATACGGATAATCGAGGAGATAGTAAATACAACAAATCTCTCGCGGCAAAAAGAGCAAAGGCATGTGTTGATTATTTAATTGAGAATAATATCGAGAAGGAACGCCTAACACCAAAAGGCTATGGTGAGGATAATCCTCGAGAACTGGAAGAAGACTTGGGTTCTTTTAAAGCAGGGGATATAATGGGTAAGAAGTTTATTAGAGGCTTAGATTCGGATGATTTAGAAGAAGAGGCACATCAATTAAATAGACGAACTAGCTTCAAGGTATTAGAAACAGATTTCGTATCTAAGCGAGTCGTTTTAGACGAAGACGACTATCAATATGATGCAGATAGTAGTGAAGATGATGACGAAGATTGGTAGAGATTAATATCTCTACTTTCCGTGGCAGTGCTTAAATTTCTTGCCACTTCCACAAGGGCAATTATCGTTTCTGCCAACTTTCTTTTCAACTCGTACCGGTTCAGCTTTAGGAGCATCAGGTCTGTCTTCTCCATTTAAAACTCCTTCTCCACCAGAACTAATATTCCCAAATTCCGACTTAGAAGTTTGAAGTTGTTCTTGTCTTCTCTCGACAGGAGGTGCTAGATTTTCTTGAGAAGCCGATTTAGGTAATCCACCTTTCATAAGGTAGCTTACTAATTTTCGATTTACATTGTCCAGCATTGTTTTAAATAACTCAAACGACTCGAATTTGTAAATCAATAAAGGATCTTTTTGCTCGTAGACTGCATTTTGAACAGTTTGTCTAAGGTCATCCATCTCACGTAAATGCTCTTTCCAAGCATCGTCGATCATCATTAGCGTTACGCTTCTTTGGAAGGCTGTTACGATCTCCATTCCATCATTCTCGATAGCATCCTCTAAATTGATGATTGCTTTAATAGGCGTTTTGTTATCCGTAAACGGAATTACCATTTGCTCGTACGTACTTTGTTTTTCAACTAAGTCTTTTATTAGAGGCATTGCACTATTAATAATATCTATATTCTTACTTTTAAAGCCGGCATGTGCGTTCAAGAAAAGCTTGTCTGCTAAGTCGTCTGATTTACTTTCAGAGAATTCATTTTCAGAAATGTTCGTGTTAACTGAAAGCGTTTTAAGCGTTTCGAACTTAAACCCTTCGTAATCGCCAAAGTCTTTGTACTCATCCACTACAGAAGCACATACATCATTGATAGAGTTGGAAACATCTACGTTCAATCGCTCACCATTAAGAGCGTTTCTTCGTTTCTTGTAAATAACTTCACGTTGTGCATTCATCACATCGTCGTATTCCAATAATCTCTTTCTTACACCAAAATGATTCTCTTCGACTTTCTTTTGTGCTCGCTCAATAGATTTGGTAATCATCGAATGCTGAATTACTTCACCTTCTTCGATTCCCATTCTGTCCATTATTTTCGCGATACGTTCCGAACCAAAAAGTCGCATTAAATTATCTTCAAGAGATACGAAGAACTGAGTAGATCCCGGATCTCCTTGTCTACCTGCTCTACCTCTTAATTGTCTGTCTACCCTTCTTGATTCATGACGTTCTGTTCCAATAATAGCTAAACCGCCAGCTTCTATAACTTCTGGGGTAAGTTTGATGTCTG includes:
- a CDS encoding SprB repeat-containing protein encodes the protein MKKAILLLIAPFLFNQAFGQLATSVVATDISCYGECDGSIVGSVSGSTPLPTSGLMSLDKYWEPQPILQDYAKAFTFSR
- a CDS encoding DNA alkylation repair protein; amino-acid sequence: MREYIAALKEAFEEHSNAEIAAQQKAYMRNQFEFIGLKTQTRRAASRPFLVKEYLPVKSVMTKIVVELWNEDSRDYHHFAQELYLKYVKQIEKRDIEMFGYMIANQSWWDTVDFIAPKLVGAYFKKFPEERDKIIKHWLASDNIWLQRSCVIFQLKYKHELDTIFLDYVINQLLGSKEFFINKAIGWMLREYGKTNAAWVVDFAYRTELHSLSRREALRIIYS
- a CDS encoding OmpA family protein — its product is MRIYKGVVILLVVLFNGGSLFAQTDMFIKADRAFEREEYNVACFLYEKLYPRAKKINKLEKARVCFNLGESYRLSGNIRKSESWYKKSVSGKYFDPISILRLANAQAFNKKFEDAEVNYRLYLSKVPYDEIGIRDYANCKRAQEWIKSPTQWSIRNMAEINSKYSEFSGAYVEKKFKTIIFTSSRKEATGSEDDGRTGEQYTDLFISKRGRKGKWSKPAVVEGSINTEYGEGATSFNKKYNAVFYTSCKTEKKRAVGCEIYWAKKKGKGFGDPMLIPISSDTFICAHPSMAKDNATLYFTSDMPGGFGGNDIYVTTYNKRGKQWTKAKNLGPSINTSGNEVFPFIKSDGVLYFSSDTHDGMGGLDIFKSTKEGDAWGKPENLQYPVNSTADDFSILFKPGREEGLFSSNRIEGRGRDDIYEFLWQIYTIKLEGYAYDKETKEALPGGFVTLTTADGQVLTDTIDSTGFYSFELEQNRAYDMEATLDKFLNDGAEIGTYDVRGDTTFTQNMYLQNTVKPIILPNILYDVAKWDLRAESKKSLDILLTTLNGNPNITIELGSHTDNRGDSKYNKSLAAKRAKACVDYLIENNIEKERLTPKGYGEDNPRELEEDLGSFKAGDIMGKKFIRGLDSDDLEEEAHQLNRRTSFKVLETDFVSKRVVLDEDDYQYDADSSEDDDEDW
- a CDS encoding MmcQ/YjbR family DNA-binding protein, with translation MNIEELRDICISLPHVTEDIKWGNNLCFLVVNKIFLISAMDESPIRASFKIPYDLFNHLIERDGIYQAPYLAKRQWVMIENIEYLSTEQWRGFTKQSYNLIVSKLSKRIQEKLK